The Triticum aestivum cultivar Chinese Spring chromosome 6D, IWGSC CS RefSeq v2.1, whole genome shotgun sequence genomic sequence TATGTGGCAGGAGGTTGTTGAGCAGCATGTTGGATTGGCCATGCAATTACGCAACAATATTTACAAAGTTACTTTGACCGAGTCAAATGGCCATGCATGTCATATATCTCAATGCCAAAATCGAACGATGACTAGAGGTAGAGTCGCGGTGTCATTCTTCTCCTAAATTTTAGGGGACTGGGGAACGTTTTCTGGGAGGGAGGTCCCAGGGAACGAACTCGTAGCCGTTTGATCGAGATCACGCGGATGGCAATCTTTTTTAAGAAATTACTGGCATTTTTTGCGGTACATGACCATTTTCTCGTTCGATCGTGGTAATTTATGTGCGACTTTAGTTAAAATTGTACGGCAATTTGAGCGTTTGCTGGGAAAACACTCCCAGGGAACGCCCCTAGCTATTGATGTCCATTTTTTTTAACAAAGTACAACACAAATGCTCACATACACGTCCAATTCTGTTGGATAGATGTCCACCTATGCATGCTCGAAAACACCGGATTATTCCTCGAAATGTACTAAACACATACTAGAGTAATAAAAAACGTACCACAGCATAAAATTGGAGTAGTATGGTTTCTGCCAAAGTTTAACACCCCAAAAGACAAGGAAAACTACTTGAGGGGGCGAACAACCGTATCTTTGGGATTGGGATAAACATGGAGGACAAGTTCTCTTATTGATCGTCGAATTAAAAAGGACCAAGCTAGCTAAAGGCAGGAAGGAAGTCAGCAAGAACGGGCGGGCACGCGGGGGAAGATCAGTAGTGATCTAGAGTGGAACCGGCCAGCGATGATCGTAGTCGTACGTGCCCTAACAGCGCAGTGCCCGTCCGTTCAAGCACCAAAAACGGCAACCTGAGAAACTTAACCGAATGAAACTGATAACTGGATAAGGCTACTAGATATTTTGCAAGGAGCCAATGGTTTTTAGACAGCGCTCCATCAGCTCCAAATCAGGCCACGTCTTCGTAAACTACTCAAAGGTCAATCGACTTTTAGACCAGTCTTACCAACTACTACTAGTAAAGCCGTTTTGGTATACTTTTTTTTTTATGCATAACATGGTCATTTTTTTAGTTCATAACACTGTCACTTCATTACTCAATATCAATAAAATAGGGTACAAGTACAATTAAAGGATCCCATGGAATTATCTGAGTTATCTGTTGAAGTCTATGATGCCCTTGAAGTAAAAAAAAAGTGTGTCGAGTACAAGCTAACACCAAGTTATTTCGTGTTGTTCTACCATGATTATGAGTACTAAAATTATTTACCAACATCTTAAAGTGCTAAATATTACAATAAAAATAAGGCGTGTAAAGTGATTTGACAATTTTATGAGGTGGCAGACGGAGTGACATATTGGTTAGCCTATGAGGTCGGAAATGAGGGTGCGAATAGTGGCAAAGCAACGGGTGGCCAACATGGTCGATGTGCTGTATGTCTAGAGTGGCAAGGTGGAGGACGAGTCGGGAAACGGCATCGACTGCTATGGGTTAGAGTGATAGAAACCCTATACGAGAGATTGCTTGGACACATAGACGGCTTGGGCTGGCACTTTCGGTGTAATTACAAAAAAGAAAATCAGGATAATGACCATTTATGAAATATTTTATTTTCGTGAAGCTTGAGTACCAGGGGTGCACCCCTCGTAACCATTAAGGATATACAAGGCCAACTACTAGGAGAAAGGAATTTCCCATTCTACGCTTACGGTGTAGAATAGTAGTCAAAATCTAGGACCCGAATATCTAGTGAACGTCAGATTTTTAGACATGGCAAATCAATTTCATGGCAAATTATATTCGTTGAGGATGGCAAGTTTAGTTCGCGAGCATGGCAAATCCGTCTCAGTTCATTGATTACCAGAAAATTGCCGTGCTTGCAAACTAAATTTGACATCCTCGCGCCAAAATAATTGCCATAAAAACATGCGGTTTGCTATGCCTGAAAATCCGACATTTGATTTTTAGCATTTCCGGAAATCTATTGGTCGCGAGGGGGACAACGTGTTGGCCGGCCCAACTTTGGGTGGACAACCTAGTTATCTAGGCAGGTTTCTTTCGGTCAAACGTGATTTTTGCTAGTCATTATTTTCCCACCGGTTTTAGGTGGGTGTTTCTTTCGTTTTTTTAGTTTCCCCCCATTCTCGTTTCTGGGGTTTCTTCGCTTTTGTTCTTCAAGTTTTCAACGTGTTTTCCTGTCTAAGATTTTTTTTTATTCAGTTTTCCCTTTGTTTTCCCCTTTTTGGGTTTTAAATTTAGGAACTTTTACAAATTCAAATACCTTTTAAGTTCATGAATTTTCTAAATGTTTTTAATATTTttaattcataaacattttttgaatctcaTGAACACTTTTAAAATTCGTGCACATTTACTtaaatttttgaacaatttattaTATATGTGAACATCTTTTAAATCTTGAACGTCTATTAGGTAcatatatttttataatttttttgaatatttatttaaattcatgaacactttttaaatATGTGATtattttaattcataactatttttAAAAGTTGTAAATATTTTCTTACAATAATATATATCCtaaatatatatataaacaaaGATAGTTGTTTTTTCAAATAGCCGGGAGCTGCTGGATTGAACAAACAAGGGCACAAGGCTAAAACAGGACTTTCTCGGAGCTAGGGGCAAAAATCAGTTATCTTTGGCTTGTAATTCAACGAGCCCATAAACTACGAAAATATGACTTTCTCGTGGCTGTGGGCAAAATTCAGTTATTTTTGGCTTGTGATTCTACGAGCCCAAAAACTACGAAATCATTAGTTAAGGATTACCATTTGCAAAGGTCTTCCCAACTTCCTAGACACTGACAAGTGGTGAATTGTATGCATGTCACTTATTGCAATCTGGGAGCTTTCCCCTTTTGtcgtagattcatttattcaaaatattttatctcttgaaCCACACGTTCAAATATTGAATCATTTTCACTGTTGGATTTTCTCACGTCGAGATttttgaaactagatcccatgttaaagcttttgatgagatttttgaaactagatcccatgttaaaGCTTTTGATGAGATTTTTTTCATGGGAAATTCCAAAATCGAGAAAATCAAATTCAAAAACGAAATAAAAAACGAAAAATCCTGGTTCACGCAAGAAAAAAATATACCGAAAAAGGAAAAAGCCGAAGTCCGGAAGCACGATTGCAGTTTTTATTCTTTATTGGAAGCGCAGGCTGTGCTTTCCTTTTCTTTCGGCGAAGCACAGATTGTGCCTTTCACATAAGCTCATATTGTGCTTCTCACGGAAGCACAACTGTATTTTCTTTTCTATTCGAAAAACACACTCGCaaaagcaaatatgtgcttctcatgtaagcaatttttttcttttttcgagaAGCACACCGGGGAAGTAAAATTGTGCTTTTCATGGAAGAACAATCTTTTTCGAGAAACACAGATGTGCTTCGCAAAAAAAACTCTAAAACTAGAGAAAACCAGGCAAAAACCTTGGTTGATGTGCTCCTTGGCCAAAAAAATGACTTACGGGAAACCCCAAGTGGGTAACTTTTGGTTAGTTAGTTGCTCTCCAGAAACTACTACGTACTTTTCCTTAGACAATCTCGCGAAGTTTTTATTCAACTGTCACCAAGTTTACAATGATGAACAAAAATTCATCGGGGTGGCCTAATTAAACATGACGGCCAACCCCTAAATATAAAGCATGCTTCATCAAATTGTGAGTCTTGAAATTCGAGCTCCTTAATTCATCTACAAAATTGCAAATCCCCGCAAACTAAAAAACAAAATACTATAGTGTATACAAAAGTTCTAAAGAGCTGCCCCAACACGAACGAGCCCAGTAAGGCCCAACTGAAGGCGAACCCTGGACATCGAGGAGAGGTGGACCAGGGGCGCCGCAATATCCCCGGGGAGACGCGCCGTTCCCAAGCTCCGGCGACCGCGCCGCCGGCGCTGCTGAATCACCTCTCCTCCCAGCGGTAAGCAAAGTAATAATGTAACGGCCCGCGCCCTCTTCTCTCCCCTCCCTCCTTCCCCCATCTCGCCTGCTCGCTTGCGCTCTTGCCGGCGCTGCTGGCTTGCTGCCGTTGCAGTTTGCTGTTCTATTTAGCTTTCTGTCGACTTGTGTCGTTGTTTGGCTAGGGAGCGGAGAGTGGGAATGAATGACATCTCGGGGCAGTGGCATGGCAGGCAGCAAGCTTCTGTTGGGGGATTGGGAGTGGGACTGGGACTGACATCGGTCGCACATCTTAAAATTATTCAAGTCTTAAGTACTCCCCGGCCCGAAAATACTTGTCGAGAAATGAATAAAAGTAGATGTATTTAtgactaaaatatgtctagatacatccatttctccgacaagtatttccgaacggaggggtACATGCTGAATGCTGCATTTTTCTTTAATTATTTGTATATACCCGCAGTATCTCCGTAAGGTTGTTTCTAGAAATTGCCGTATCCCTATATCCGTATCTCCGTGTTCCTGCTACTACCCGGCATACTTTCATGAGTTTTAGGTGGCTGCATTCATGAATGATAAATCAACCCAATTTTCAAACAGTGATTTTCAGAAAAGATGCATCAAACCATACTTGTTCTCCACGTGAGCGACCAGTCAGTAACCAAGTCTGGAAGTATAGAGCAGGCTTGATTGTTCACTGATTGGTCACTCTTGTGGAGAACAATCGCTTGATGCATCTTCTCCAGAAAATCACCTCTGAAAATTAGGTTGTAGCCACCTAAGCTTCATCAAAGTATGCTTGCTAAATTGTAAACCTTGCTAATGTCTTGCAGTTTCTCTAAATTACTTCGAGTCTCGTTCTCATCTTAGAATCTGTACTTTATTTATGCAATTATTACAGGTTTCTTCTGTTATCCTGAAATCAGGCTGTATTCAATATTTTTGTTCTCCCGCTCGCAGGCTGTGTAGTCCACCCAGTAGATTGTGAATTGCAATTCACGAGAGGCGCATTGGCCACAATGGCTCTAACGCTTCTCCGAGGGATCAGAACACCAACCTTACTTAGAGCAAATTTCAGCCTGCTCTGTACCACCCAACGCCATCCACTAGCTCACTTCACAACTAGGGCTGAGAGTGTGCAGACCACTCAGCCCAAAGCAGTGCCCAAATCAATTCAACAGGCTACCAAGGAGGCGGCGGAGCAGAAGATACAAGGTTTTGAATCTGTTATCGGCATCGAGACCCATGTCCAGCTCTCGACCATCACAAAGGCATTTTGCTCCTGCCCAAACAACTATGGCTCCCAGCCGAACAGCACTGTTTGCCCCACCTGCATGGGCCACCCGGGGACATTGCCGGTTCTGAATGCAAAGGTTGTTGAATGTGCAGTGAAAATGAGCCTCGCTCTCAACTGCAAGATCTCCATGACATCCAAGTTTGATCGGAAGCAGTATTTCTACCCAGACCTACCCAAGGGGTACCAGATTTCGCAGTTTGACATTCCAATTGCTGAGAAGGGTTACCTTGATGTGGATATTCCAGTTGAGTTTGGTGGTGGTCACAGGCGATTTGGTGTCACAAGGGTTCATATGGAAGAAGATGCTGGCAAGCTGCTTCACTCTGAATCCGGAAGTTACTCTCAGGTTCTCCTGGTTATTCCTGGCTAAATGCCTGTTTTCCATTAAAGTTTCGTACTCTTATCAAATTCTCATGGTATTCTGTTATGCTGCAAAATCATGGAAAAAGTTGACATCCATCAGTGCAACAGTACATTTTCTAGGCCATTGCATTTATAAATGCTAAAGATGAGGAGTCATGGAATTAATTTAAGACAAACTATCTGTAACATCTTGCTATGAACTCAGAAGATCAAACAACACAGGGGATTGGGTTTCTTATGCAATTTTGCTACAGGTGGCATATATGTAGTGGGTATCATACATTCATACTTATCTATAGTTATGTGGTCATTTGGTTTATCCCTGCCTGTCATACAGAATGTAAGTACCAGTGTAATATCCAACTGAAATTCAAATGTGACACAACTTCACGAGGCAAGAGAAGGTGAACTGCACTTAATATATCAGCGTCTTTATCTCTTTGTGGCTTTGCTCAAAAGCTAACAGACACTGCACTTAATATCAGATCAGCATCAGCGTCTTTATATCTTTGTGGCTTTGGTCAAAAAGCTAAGAGACTTTCTTTCTCAAACCTAATACAAGAAGTTGGAGACAAGAAATAAAAAAAAAGTGAATTCAGCATCAAACAGTCATGTATATTGGCTAATCACACTAGTAACTACATATTTAAGGCTTAACAAGTATTTACATTCTCGTTGTCTAGGTTGACTTAAATAGAGCCGGTGTACCTTTGCTTGAGATTGTCTCAGAGCCAGATATGAGGTCAGGGATAGAGGCTGCCGAGTATGGTGCTGAGATACAAAGGCTTGTTAGGTACCTGGGAGTGGGCAATGGTAACATGGATGAAGGTTCCCTTCGCTGTGATGTAAATGTATCTGTTCGACCAATTGGACAATCGGAATTTGGTACAAAGGTAATGACCAAAACTTTAAAAGTTCCCAACTGATTGTTATTCTATATTCCATGTCAAGAACATCTTCATCAGGCTTACGATCTGATGACTCGTCAATACACAAACTTATTCAGGACCTCATATTAATATCTTAGGCCATTAAGGCCTGATTAGTTTTGACAAATTTATCAGTTTAAATGATGATTCCCCTTTATCCTTAGAAATATGATAGATGTGCCTCGATTTTTTTTCCAATACTGCATATAATTGACATTGCATGTTTACATAAGGAAGTTATTTGGTTAGCCATTCAG encodes the following:
- the LOC123143669 gene encoding glutamyl-tRNA(Gln) amidotransferase subunit B, chloroplastic/mitochondrial, with amino-acid sequence MALTLLRGIRTPTLLRANFSLLCTTQRHPLAHFTTRAESVQTTQPKAVPKSIQQATKEAAEQKIQGFESVIGIETHVQLSTITKAFCSCPNNYGSQPNSTVCPTCMGHPGTLPVLNAKVVECAVKMSLALNCKISMTSKFDRKQYFYPDLPKGYQISQFDIPIAEKGYLDVDIPVEFGGGHRRFGVTRVHMEEDAGKLLHSESGSYSQVDLNRAGVPLLEIVSEPDMRSGIEAAEYGAEIQRLVRYLGVGNGNMDEGSLRCDVNVSVRPIGQSEFGTKVEIKNMNSFSAISRAIDYEISRQILLYKESQADQIVQETRLWDESSQKTFTMRKKEGLADYRYFPEPDLPEVVLTGEYIDEIRNLMPELPEAKRRRYENIGLSMQDVIFLANDDKVAHFFDSTLEHGTDAKLAANWIMGDITAYLKDEKLSIDESKLTPLELSEMIAYIKNGTISGKIAKEIVVDLIAKGGTVKSVIEEKDLVQIADPAAIEAMVDQVLTDNPKQLEQYRAGKTKLQGYFAGQVMKASKGKASPVLLNKILGEKLKGSC